A region of the Kaistia geumhonensis genome:
AGATCGCCTCGATCGCGCCGGCGGCGCCGAGCAGATGGCCGGTCGCCGATTTGGTCGACGACATGGATACCTCGGCCGCGGCATTGCCCAGCACGCGCTCCACAGCCGCAAGCTCGATGCCGTCCGCCATGGTCGATGTGCCATGCGCGTTGACATAATCGACATCGGAGGGGGCGATACCCGCCCGCTTCAGCGCGGCCTGCACGCAGCGATAGGCGCCATCGCCATCCGGCGCAGGCGCGGTGATGTGATAGGCGTCGCCGGAAAGGCCATAGCCGATCACCTCGCCATAGATCTTGGCGCCGCGGGCGAGCGCATGCTCGCGCTCCTCGAGCACCACGATGCCGGCACCCTCGCCCATCACGAAGCCGTCGCGGTCCTTGTCATAGGGACGCGACGCCTCCTCGGGACGATCGTTGTAGCCGGTCGACAACGCCTTGCAGGCCGCGAAGCCGGCCAGCGAGATGCGCGAGATCGGGCTTTCCGTGCCGCCAGCGATCATGACGTCGGCATCGTCGAGCGCAATCAGCCGGGCCGCATCACCGATCGCGTGCGCGCCGGTCGAGCAGGCCGTGACCACGGCGTGATTCGGGCCTTTGAAGCCGAAGCGGATCGAGATCTGGCCGGAGGCGAGATTGATGAGGCGGCCGGGAATGAAGAAGGGGCTAACGCGACGGGGGCCGCGGTCGCGGAGGATATACCCTGCCTCCACGATGCCCTCGATGCCGCCGATGCCGGAGCCGACCAGCACGCCGGTGCGGATCTGGTCCTCATAGGCGGTCGGAAGCCAGCCCGAATCGCGCACGGCCTGGTCGGCGGCGGCCATCGCGAAGACGATGAACTCGTCGACCTTGCGCTGCTCCTTCTCCTCCATCCAGTCGTTCGGATCATAAGCGCCGTCCGACAGCGCACCGCGCGGAACGCGGCAGGCGATCTGGCAGGCGAGATCGTCGACTTCGAAAGAGGTGATGCGCGAGGCGCCGCTTTTTCCGGCGAGCAGGTTCGACCACGTGACGTCGACACCGCAACCGAGCGGCGTGACCATACCCATCCCGGTGACGACGACACGTCTCATGCGCAACTCCCGAACCGGACCCCGAGGGTCCGGTCGCCGTTTCTTTTTGTCTGAGGGGAAACTGGATGACGCCGGATCAGCCGGCGTTCTTCTCCAGGAAGTTGACCGCGTCGCCGACGGTCAGGATCGTCTCGGCGGCATCGTCGGGGATCTCGACGCCGAACTCTTCCTCGAAAGCCATGACGAGCTCGACGGTGTCGAGGCTGTCCGCGCCGAGGTCGTCGATGAAGCTCGCACCTTCCGTCACCTTGTCGGCGTCGACGCCGAGGTGCTCGATCACGATCTTCTTAACCCGGTCAGCGATATCGCTCATTTTGTCCTAACCTCGACTGTTCGTGTCACTTCACTCGACGCGATTTCTCGCACGCGGGAGATGGACCTGAAAGCCCACTCCCGGAAAACGCACCGCGATATCGTCACGAGGACCCCGCCTAAGGCCAGGAGAGCCTCTTCTGCCCGCGATCGTCAACTCACCGCTTCCCCGCCGCTTCCGCCGCGGAGAACCCGTCCATCAGAGGGCGGTCCTAACATAGTTTCCAACCCTTGACCAGCGGCGCGGGAGGCTGCCGAAGGCGCTTGGGACAGGTCCGGACCGACCGCCGATTCGCTTTTCAGATCATAGCCATACCGCCGTTCACATGCAGCGTCTGGCCGGTCACGTAAGCCGCCTCTTCGGAGGCGAGATAGACGACAGCCGCCGCGATGTCCTCGCCGCTGCCGAGCCGCTTCGCCGGCACGCGCTCGAGGATGGACGCGCGAATCTTCTCGTTCAGCACGTCGGTCATCGCCGTCTCGATGAAACCGGGCGCGACGCAGTTCACCGTGATGTTGCGGCCGGCGACTTCCTGAGCCAGCGACTTCGACATCGCGATGAGGCCGGCCTTGGAGGCCGTGTAGTTGCCCTGCCCGGCATTGCCGGTGACGGCGACGACCGAGGTGATGTTCACGATGCGGCCGGAGCGCTGGCGCATCATGCCGCGAAGCGCAGCGCGAGTCAGGCGGAACGGCGCCGTCAGATTGACGTCGAGAACGTCGCCCCAGGCCTCGTCCGAGAGACGGGCGAACAGCATGTCGCGGGTGATGCCGGCATTGTTCACGAGAATATCGAGACCACCGAGGGTCTCCTCGACGGCGGGAACGAGACTCTCGACATCGTCCGCCTTCGAGAGATTGCAAGTCCTGACATGGACGCGCTCGCCGAGTTCCGTTGCCAGCGTCTCGAGGGCTTCCTGGCGCGTGCCGGAGATCGCGACAGTGGCGCCCTGGCGATGCAGCGCCACCGCGATGGCGCGGCCGATGCCGCCGCTCGCGCCCGTCACGAGGGCACGTTTGCCGGTGAGATCGAACATCGCGGTACTCCTTTGCGCGTGTGAGCTGCTGCCGTCAGGCGAGAAGCGGCAGGCCTGCCGCGATGTCGTCGGGGGTGCCGATCGAAAGGGTCCGCGCGGCGGGCGCGATGCGCTTGGCCAGGCCGGAGAGCACCTTGCCGGCGCCGATTTCGACGAAGAGATCGGTACCGGCCTGCTCCAGCCAGCCGACCGACTCACGCCAGCGCACCATGCCGGTCACCTGCTCGACAAGCCTGGCGCGGATCTCGTCGGGATCTGAGATCGGAGCCGCGAGCACATTGGCGACGAGTGGCACCACCGGCGGGGCGATGAGCACGCCTGCCAGCGCCTCGCGCATCGCATCGGCGGCCGGCTGCATGAGGGCGCAATGGAAGGGCGCGCTCACCGGCAGCAGCAGCGCCCGCTTGGCGCCCTTGGCCTTGGCGATCTCCACCGCGCGCTCGATAGCGGCACGCGACCCGGAGATCACGACCTGACCGGGGCCGTTGTCGTTGGCAGCCTGGCAGACATCCCCCTCGGCGGCTTCCGAGGCGACGGCGACCGCGGTCTCGAAATCGAGGCCGAGCAGCGCCGCCATGGCGCCCTCGCCGACCGGCACCGCCGCCTGCATCGCCGAACCGCGGATGCGAAGGAGGCGCGCGGCCTCCGCGACCGACAGGCTTCCCGCCGCGGCCAGCGCCGAATACTCGCCGAGCGAGTGACCGGCGACATAGGCGGCGGAACCCGACACGGTCACACCGTTCGCCTCCAGCGCCCGCATCGCCGCGAGGCTCACGGCCATCAGCGCCGGCTGGGCGTTCGCGGTCAGCGTCAGGGTCTCGATCGGGCCTTCGAAGATGACGGCGGAGAGCTTCTCGCCCAGCGCATCGTCGACCTCGTCGAACACGGCACGTGCCTCTGGATAGGCCTCCGCCAGCGCCTTGCCCATGCCGACGGCCTGGCTACCCTGGCCCGGAAATGTCAGAGCTGTCGTCAAGAATGCGCTCCCGGCTCGATGGTCGCCGGCGACGCCCGCCCGGCCTTTGGCGGCGGCTAATCGCGCCTTCGTGCCGCGAAGTCAAGCCCGGCCGCCATCCGCTACGGCGCTGCGGCACGCTTCCGTCGCCGTCGCGGAAACGTGATAGTATGTTGAGCTTATTAAATTTCGTTCATCCGTCCGAAAGTCGCTTGCGCGCCCCAATCGAGGCCTCAGATCACAGTCGTCCACACGCCATCGCGGACCGCCCGCCAATCCTTCTGCGGCCGCCGGACCGGGATGACGCGACGGGACGGATCGATGATTGGAGAACCATCATGAAGACCCTCGCTCTCGCACTTCCCCTGGCGGGCTTCATCGCTTCGGCCGGCGCCGCCTATGCGGTCGACGTCGACTCGGGGACGGTGCGGCAGCTCGATGCCCGCAGCGGCGCGATCACGCTCATGGACGGCCGCTCGTTCAAGGTCAGCAACCCGATCCTGCTCGAAGGCGTCATCCCGGGCGAGAAGGTGATCATCACCGTCAATGACGACAAGACGATCGGCTTCTCCGAGGACCCCTCGCAGTGGGAAAGCACGACGTCCTACGACAACTGAGCCCGCACGCGACGACTTGACGACCGGGGTCGGACCAGCGCCGGCCCCGTTCGCTTTCAGCGAGGCGCCGCCGCCCTCGCAGTCCTGGGGCGATATCGCCTGGGTGGTCCATCGAGCAACCCGAAGCCGTCGCCGCGTTGCCGCACGATATGGCCAAGCTTGCCGCGGTCTTCCGCGGCATCACGGCGATCGAGCGGGGCTTCACCGCGCCGAGGACGGCCACCACGGCGCAGCAAGCGATTCCCGAGGGAGTGGCTCAGCGGCGTTTCGGCGGCTCGATATTCGGCAGAAAGGCCGTCAGCAGGCCAATCAGCGGCAGGAAAGCGCAGATCTGGAAAACGAAGGCGATCGAGGTGCGGTCCGCCAGTTCGCCCAGCGCCGCGGCGCCGATGCCGCCCATGCCGAAGGCGAAGCCGAAGAAGAGACCAGAGACGAGGCCGACCTTTCCGGGGATCAGCTCCTGCGCATAGACGATGATCGCCGAGAAGGCTGAGGAGAGGACGAGGCCGATCACGATCGACAGGATCACCGTCCAGGCGAGGTTCACATGCGGCAGAAGCAGCGTGAACGGCAGCACGCCGAGGATCGAGAACCAGATGACGAATTTGCGGCCGAAGCGGTCGCCAATCGGTCCGCCGGCGATCGTCCCGGCGGCGACGGCGCCAAGGAAGACGAAGAGGAGCAGCTGCGAATCGCGCACCGACACGCCGAACGTGTCGATGAGATAGAAGGTGTAGTAGCTCGACAGCGCCGCCATGTAGAAGAACTTGGAGAAGATCAGCGCCGCCAGGATCAGGATCGAGCGGACGATGATCGGCCGCGGCAGCATGACATGCGCCGCCGTCCCGCCCTTGCGGTGGATGCCCGACTGATGCTGGGCCCGATACCAGAAGCCGACACGCGACAGGATGATGATGCCGGCGAGCGCGGCGAGGGCGAACCAGGCGACGGCGCCCTGCCCGCGCGGCAGCACAATGAAAGCAGCGAGCAGCGGCCCGATCGCCGATCCGAAATTGCCGCCAACCTGGAAGAGCGACTGCGCGAGGCCATGGCGTCCGCCGGAGGCCATGCGCGCGACGCGCGAGGATTCAGGGTGGAAGATCGAGGAACCGAGGCCGATCAGCGCGACCGACAGGAGGATCACGGAATAGTGGCCCGCTGTCGCGAGCAGGACGAGGCCGACCAGTGTGCAGCCCATGCCGATCGGCAGCGAGAAGGGCATCGGCTTCTTGTCGGTGTAAATGCCGACGATCGGCTGCAGGATCGAGGCCGTGCACTGGAATACGAGCTGGATCAGTCCGATCTGGCTGAAGTCGAGTGCGAACTCGTCCTTCAGGATCGGATAGATTGCCGAGATCACGGACTGCATCAGATCGTTCAGCATGTGCGACATGCTGATGGCGACCAGGATGCCGAAGGAGGTGCGCTGCGCGAGCGTGCTACCCGCCGAGGCGGGGACGGCGGCAACCCTGTCGGTCACGATAGGATCCTCGAAATGAAGCGTCGATCGGCGGGATGGCGTCGGGGATCAAGCCATAGCGATCGGCCGGAAGGATCGGCACTATGCCGCCGGCCGAACCGATTGAAAAGACGGCTTGGCGTGATGGGTTCATCAGGCCGCCTGATGAGACCGAAAGTCCTCAGTCGCGCATGGCTGCCACGGGCGCATGTCACCGCGACCGACCACCGCCTCCAAGTCTCGGCCGATACGGCGCCGCGCATTCGCGTCGCGCGCCTTGAGTTTCGCGTCGATCCGCTGTATGCACCGCCCGTCGCATGACACCCGGCCGGGGGTTGAACGGAAGGCGGCGCTTGCCGCAGGGATCGCAGGATCCCGTCTTCCCGTGTCTCCGCTCTCGAAGTACGACCGACCGCCTTCCTTCCGGAGGCTTCGGTGAGGCTTGGCGCCGGGGCCAACAGGGAAAGGCGAATATGCCTCTTTACGAGCACGTGTTCCTGTCGCGTCAGGACGTGTCGGCCCAGCAGGTCGAGACGCTGACGGAGACGTTCAAGGGTATCATTGAGGCCAATGGCGGCTCGATCGGCAAGATCGAGCAGTGGGGCCTCAAGTCGGTTGCGTTCCGCATCCGCAAGAACCGCAAGGCGCACTACACGCTGATGAACATCGACGCCCCGGCCGCCGCCGTGGCCGAGCTCGAGCGTCAGCAGCGCATCAACGAGGACGTCCTCCGCGTTCTCACCATCCGCGTCGAGGCGCTCGAGGAAGGCCAGTCGGCCATGCTCCAGAAGCGTGACCGCGACGACCGCGACGGCGATCGCGGCGGCCGCTTCGGCGACCGTGGCGACCGTCCGCGTGGCGGCTTCGGCGGTGATCGTGGTGGCGACCGCGGCGGTTTCCGCGGTGAGCGCCGTCCGCGCAACGAAGACAGCGAAGGTGGAGCTGAATAATGTCTGAATTCGGTGGTTCCAGCGCTCCCCAGAGCACCGGTGGCGGCGCGCGCCGTCCCTTCTTCCGTCGTCGCAAGACCTGCCCGTTCTCCGGCCCGAATGCGCCGAAGATCGACTACAAGGACGTGCGGCTGCTGCAGCGCTACATTTCCGAGCGCGGCAAGATCGTTCCCTCGCGCATCACCGCCGTCTCGGCGAAGAAGCAGCGCGAGCTGGCTCAGGCCATCAAGCGTTCGCGCTTCCTCGGCCTCCTGCCCTACGTGATCAAGTAAGGCGTTCGGCCGCCTGTCGGCCGATGCGACGCGGCCTCCCGGCGCCGAGCCGGGAGGCGAGACATGGTTGGGGCGGGCGCTTCTCGCGACCCGTCTCTAACCGCTCCAGGAGCGGGACAGCGACACGATGACGATGCGCAACATCCTGATCGGCCTCGGTGCCGGCCTCGCGGCCGCGCTGCTGTTCGCCGGCATCGCGACGGGAACGTCGCTCGCGCTCCCCCTCTATTTCCTGTCACCGCTTCCGATCGCCATTGCCGGGCTCGGCTTCGGCACATGGGCCGGCGCCGCCGCTGCCGCGACGGCAGCGGTCGTGATCGCTGCGCTGTTCGGTCCGCTGTTCGGCGGCGTCCAACTCGCGATGTTCGGCATCCCCGTCGCCTGGGGCGCCCATCTCGTCGGGCTGTCGCGTCCCGCCGGCGAAGACGGCAAGGTCGAGTGGTTTCCCCTCTCCCAGGCTCTGGTACGCATCGCCGTGGTCGTCGCGGCCGGCGTCGTGGTGCTTCTGCCGCTGATGGGCATGAACCCGGCCGATTTCTCGAAGCAGCTGATGCTGGCGATCGAGGAATGGATGAAGTCGGGCGGCGAGCCGCTCGATGCGACGACGCGGGCAGAGGCGGCGCAGGTCATCGACATCATGGTTGCGCTGCTGCCGGCGATCAGCGCTTTCAGTGCCCTCACCTTCACGGTGATGAATCTGTGGCTCGGCGGTCATGTTGCGCGCATGTCCGGCCATCTGCCCCGTCCATGGATGCCGATGTGGACCGTGACCAT
Encoded here:
- the fabF gene encoding beta-ketoacyl-ACP synthase II, whose product is MRRVVVTGMGMVTPLGCGVDVTWSNLLAGKSGASRITSFEVDDLACQIACRVPRGALSDGAYDPNDWMEEKEQRKVDEFIVFAMAAADQAVRDSGWLPTAYEDQIRTGVLVGSGIGGIEGIVEAGYILRDRGPRRVSPFFIPGRLINLASGQISIRFGFKGPNHAVVTACSTGAHAIGDAARLIALDDADVMIAGGTESPISRISLAGFAACKALSTGYNDRPEEASRPYDKDRDGFVMGEGAGIVVLEEREHALARGAKIYGEVIGYGLSGDAYHITAPAPDGDGAYRCVQAALKRAGIAPSDVDYVNAHGTSTMADGIELAAVERVLGNAAAEVSMSSTKSATGHLLGAAGAIEAIFSLLAIRDNVAPPTINLDNPAYETPIDLVPKVARKRKIDVALSNSFGFGGTNASLVFRRHDG
- a CDS encoding acyl carrier protein, whose translation is MSDIADRVKKIVIEHLGVDADKVTEGASFIDDLGADSLDTVELVMAFEEEFGVEIPDDAAETILTVGDAVNFLEKNAG
- the fabG gene encoding 3-oxoacyl-[acyl-carrier-protein] reductase; this encodes MFDLTGKRALVTGASGGIGRAIAVALHRQGATVAISGTRQEALETLATELGERVHVRTCNLSKADDVESLVPAVEETLGGLDILVNNAGITRDMLFARLSDEAWGDVLDVNLTAPFRLTRAALRGMMRQRSGRIVNITSVVAVTGNAGQGNYTASKAGLIAMSKSLAQEVAGRNITVNCVAPGFIETAMTDVLNEKIRASILERVPAKRLGSGEDIAAAVVYLASEEAAYVTGQTLHVNGGMAMI
- the fabD gene encoding ACP S-malonyltransferase, with translation MTTALTFPGQGSQAVGMGKALAEAYPEARAVFDEVDDALGEKLSAVIFEGPIETLTLTANAQPALMAVSLAAMRALEANGVTVSGSAAYVAGHSLGEYSALAAAGSLSVAEAARLLRIRGSAMQAAVPVGEGAMAALLGLDFETAVAVASEAAEGDVCQAANDNGPGQVVISGSRAAIERAVEIAKAKGAKRALLLPVSAPFHCALMQPAADAMREALAGVLIAPPVVPLVANVLAAPISDPDEIRARLVEQVTGMVRWRESVGWLEQAGTDLFVEIGAGKVLSGLAKRIAPAARTLSIGTPDDIAAGLPLLA
- a CDS encoding DUF1344 domain-containing protein: MKTLALALPLAGFIASAGAAYAVDVDSGTVRQLDARSGAITLMDGRSFKVSNPILLEGVIPGEKVIITVNDDKTIGFSEDPSQWESTTSYDN
- a CDS encoding MFS transporter, which produces MTDRVAAVPASAGSTLAQRTSFGILVAISMSHMLNDLMQSVISAIYPILKDEFALDFSQIGLIQLVFQCTASILQPIVGIYTDKKPMPFSLPIGMGCTLVGLVLLATAGHYSVILLSVALIGLGSSIFHPESSRVARMASGGRHGLAQSLFQVGGNFGSAIGPLLAAFIVLPRGQGAVAWFALAALAGIIILSRVGFWYRAQHQSGIHRKGGTAAHVMLPRPIIVRSILILAALIFSKFFYMAALSSYYTFYLIDTFGVSVRDSQLLLFVFLGAVAAGTIAGGPIGDRFGRKFVIWFSILGVLPFTLLLPHVNLAWTVILSIVIGLVLSSAFSAIIVYAQELIPGKVGLVSGLFFGFAFGMGGIGAAALGELADRTSIAFVFQICAFLPLIGLLTAFLPNIEPPKRR
- the rpsF gene encoding 30S ribosomal protein S6, yielding MPLYEHVFLSRQDVSAQQVETLTETFKGIIEANGGSIGKIEQWGLKSVAFRIRKNRKAHYTLMNIDAPAAAVAELERQQRINEDVLRVLTIRVEALEEGQSAMLQKRDRDDRDGDRGGRFGDRGDRPRGGFGGDRGGDRGGFRGERRPRNEDSEGGAE
- the rpsR gene encoding 30S ribosomal protein S18; this encodes MSEFGGSSAPQSTGGGARRPFFRRRKTCPFSGPNAPKIDYKDVRLLQRYISERGKIVPSRITAVSAKKQRELAQAIKRSRFLGLLPYVIK
- a CDS encoding DUF2232 domain-containing protein, which encodes MTMRNILIGLGAGLAAALLFAGIATGTSLALPLYFLSPLPIAIAGLGFGTWAGAAAAATAAVVIAALFGPLFGGVQLAMFGIPVAWGAHLVGLSRPAGEDGKVEWFPLSQALVRIAVVVAAGVVVLLPLMGMNPADFSKQLMLAIEEWMKSGGEPLDATTRAEAAQVIDIMVALLPAISAFSALTFTVMNLWLGGHVARMSGHLPRPWMPMWTVTMPKHAVTVLGIAILAAFVLPGIGSQIAVALSGAFTLAFALSGYGALHALLRGRPGRVALLVLVYAASFIFAPAIIAAALLGIADSLLQFRFRHAGGSGPAS